Within Calditrichota bacterium, the genomic segment AAGCTTGTCGTGGACTGTGTGAATGGCGCTGGCGGCACTATCTTGCCCGCTCTGCTGCATGAGTTAGGCTGCGAAGTGATTTTTATAAATGAAGAGCCCACTGGCTTGTTTCCTCGCGCGCCGGAGCCGTTGCCGGAAAATATCACTGAACTGTGCGAGCGCGTTAAAGTGGAAAAAGCGGATGTCGGTTTTGCCGTGGATCCGGATGTGGATCGGCTGGCGATTGTTTCAGAAAAGGGCGAACCTTTTGGCGAGGAATATTCTCTGGTTTCAGCGGCAAATTATGTGCTTTCCAAAAATGACGGTCCTGTTGTCGTGAATGCATCGGTTTCCAGGGCTGTTGATGTTGTCGCGGCGAAATATAATACTGAAGTGTATCGCACCAAAGTCGGCGAAATTTACGTTGCGAAAAAGATGAAAAAAGTGAAAGCCGCCATCGGAGGAGAAGGAAATGGCGGTGTAATTTTGCCGGAATTGCATCTGGGACGAGACGCGCCGCTGGCGATTGCGCTGACTTTGCAGCAGTTAGCAATGACGCGAATGAAGGCGTCCGAGTTGCACGGTTCATTGCCTCAGTATTTTCAGGCGAAAAATCGTATCGAAATCAAAGATCACAATGTCGCGCAGATTCTGAAAGAAATCGAAAAACGATACAAAAATGAACAAATTGATAAAATTGACGGTTTAAAAATACTGTGGGAGGATAGTTGGGTGCACATCAGGCCGTCTAACACGGAACCCATCATTCGCATTTATTCCGAGGCGAAAACCAAAGAAGAAGCGGAAGCGCTGGGTTATCGTTTTATCCACGAAGTCGAGGACGTCATTAAAAAAAGCAAGTGATTTTTGAACGAAATTTCTCCGCCTGTGACGCTATGTTTGGCATAAAGCAGGCGGAGTTTTTATTTTTGTTCTGAAACTTGCTGTCACTATTTAAATATCAGCGATATTATCAAGCGGTGTAATGATCAGAAATCGGCCGCTTTAAAGTTTCAAAAGAATGTTGTTCAAAATAAAGGAGAATTCATGACAAAAAAGGAATTAGCTCGGTTGATCGATCATACTAATTTGAAGCCGGAGTCCACAACAGCGGATATTAAAAAATTGTGTGATGAAGCTTTGCAATTCGGTTTTGCTTCTGTTTGCGTGAATTCCTTGTTTGTTCCTTTCTGTGCGGAGAAAATGAAAAATTCTCGAGTAAAAGTCTGCGCTGTGGTCGGATTCCCGTTGGGCGCAAACAGCGTCGCGACAAAAGTTCGCGAGGCGGAAGATGCCATCAAGAACGGCGCCGAAGAAATTGACATGGTCATTGCCGTGGGAAAATTGAAAGAGGGGGATGATGCCTACGTAGAAAATGACATCCGGCAAGTTGTAACCGCGGCGAAAAATCGGGCGCATGTGAAAGTAATTATTGAGACCTGTCTGCTGACGCGAGAAGAAAAAATTCGCGCTTGCGAGATCGCGCAAAGGGCCGGCGCTCATTTTGTGAAAACTTCGACAGGATTCAACAAGGCCGGCGCCACCGCCGAAGATGTGGCCTTGATGCGTAGCGTTGTCGGCGACTCCCTGGGCGTGAAAGCCGCCGGCGGAATTCGCACTTTTCGGACGGCGCTGGAAATGGTAAATGCTGGTGCCAGCAGAATCGGCGCCAGCGCGAGCGTGCAGATTATTAATGAAATCAAAGAATAGCTTTTGAGGAACGAATGAACGCAAAATTATTAATTGAAAAGAAAAGAACTGGGGAGCGCTTTAGCAGAGAAGAGATCAATTACCTGATTGAAAATTTTGTCGCCGGAGATATCCCGGACTATCAAATCGCCGCGCTGTTGATGGCGATTTTTTTTCAAGGTATGTCTTTTGATGAAATTTTTTGGCTTACTGACGCCATGCTCAATTCAGGAAAAAGACTAACGCTTGATACCTTGCATAATTTCCCGGTCGACAAACACAGCACCGGCGGAGTCGGCGACAAAGTTTCGCTCATTTTGGCGCCATTAGTGGCGGCGGCAGGCGTCGCCGTGCCGATGATGTCAGGTCGCGGACTTGGCCATTCGGGCGGCACGTTGGATAAGTTGGAAGCCATTCCGGGCTTTCGCACCGCTTTGTCTCTGGAAGAATTTGTGCGGGAGTTGGAGGATATTTCCGTTGCCATGATCGGCCAGACCGATGAAATTGTGCCAGCGGACAGGAAAATCTACGCTTTGCGAGACAGCACCGGAACTGTGCCTTCTTTGCCGCTTATTGTCGCCAGTATCATGAGCAAGAAGATCGCCGAAGGCGCCAAGGGTCTGGTCTTGGATGTAAAGACGGGAAAAGGCGCCTTTCTGAAGACTCAGAAAAAAAGTCTTGCCTTAGCGGAACATTTGATTGCCATCGGCGAGCGCTTTGGCGTTCAGACTACGGCGTTTTTAACGGCAATGGATCAGCCGCTTGGCTACGCGGTCGGCAATTGGCTTGAGACCAGAGAGGCGATCGAAACTCTCAAGGGAGAAGGGCCGCCTGATTTGCTGGAAGTTACGCTGACGCTGAGCGCGGAAATGTTGCTTCACGCCAAAATAGACGACAACCCGGAGAGCGCGAAAACGCGCTTGCTTGAGTTGCTCCAAAGCGGAAAACCGTATGAAAAATTTGTGGAATTGGTCGAATATCAGGGCGGCGACGTCTCGGTCGTCGAAAACCCGGAAAAATATCCGCAGACAAGGCATCGTTTCATTTTTTCCAGTGCCAGAAAGGGAATGGTCGAAGAAATTGACTCGTTTAAAATCGGCGTACTGGCGAACGAGTTAGGCGCGGGTAGAAGCAAAATGAGCGACCGCATTGATCACGGGGCGGGCATCTTATTTTTCAAAAAGGAAGGCGATGAAGTGGAGAAGAACGAACCGATCGCTGAATTATTTTTTTCAAAAGCGCTGAACGAAGAAGTCCTGAAAGAAAGAATGAATGAAGCCATCACAGTCAGAG encodes:
- the glmM gene encoding phosphoglucosamine mutase; amino-acid sequence: MISISGIRGIVGDGLTPQMSVNFAQAFGTYIGGGKVVVGRDSRVTGPMVKHAVFSGLMASGVDVIDIGVCPTPTVQMAVKKLKAHGGIAITASHNPIEWNALKLIDSSGMFLDESQGKKVIAVVEKNGYRSVGWDQIGKPEVYENAIQDHIKAILKLRLIDVDEIARRKFKLVVDCVNGAGGTILPALLHELGCEVIFINEEPTGLFPRAPEPLPENITELCERVKVEKADVGFAVDPDVDRLAIVSEKGEPFGEEYSLVSAANYVLSKNDGPVVVNASVSRAVDVVAAKYNTEVYRTKVGEIYVAKKMKKVKAAIGGEGNGGVILPELHLGRDAPLAIALTLQQLAMTRMKASELHGSLPQYFQAKNRIEIKDHNVAQILKEIEKRYKNEQIDKIDGLKILWEDSWVHIRPSNTEPIIRIYSEAKTKEEAEALGYRFIHEVEDVIKKSK
- the deoC gene encoding deoxyribose-phosphate aldolase: MTKKELARLIDHTNLKPESTTADIKKLCDEALQFGFASVCVNSLFVPFCAEKMKNSRVKVCAVVGFPLGANSVATKVREAEDAIKNGAEEIDMVIAVGKLKEGDDAYVENDIRQVVTAAKNRAHVKVIIETCLLTREEKIRACEIAQRAGAHFVKTSTGFNKAGATAEDVALMRSVVGDSLGVKAAGGIRTFRTALEMVNAGASRIGASASVQIINEIKE
- a CDS encoding thymidine phosphorylase, with protein sequence MNAKLLIEKKRTGERFSREEINYLIENFVAGDIPDYQIAALLMAIFFQGMSFDEIFWLTDAMLNSGKRLTLDTLHNFPVDKHSTGGVGDKVSLILAPLVAAAGVAVPMMSGRGLGHSGGTLDKLEAIPGFRTALSLEEFVRELEDISVAMIGQTDEIVPADRKIYALRDSTGTVPSLPLIVASIMSKKIAEGAKGLVLDVKTGKGAFLKTQKKSLALAEHLIAIGERFGVQTTAFLTAMDQPLGYAVGNWLETREAIETLKGEGPPDLLEVTLTLSAEMLLHAKIDDNPESAKTRLLELLQSGKPYEKFVELVEYQGGDVSVVENPEKYPQTRHRFIFSSARKGMVEEIDSFKIGVLANELGAGRSKMSDRIDHGAGILFFKKEGDEVEKNEPIAELFFSKALNEEVLKERMNEAITVREKAKEFPPKKMILQYVSSESVPELQTKLPR